A region from the Papio anubis isolate 15944 chromosome 6, Panubis1.0, whole genome shotgun sequence genome encodes:
- the HFE gene encoding hereditary hemochromatosis protein isoform X2 has product MGPRARPALLLLMLLQTAVLQGRLLRSHSLHYLFMGSSEQDLGLSLFEALGYVDDQLFVFYDHESRRVEPRTPWVSGRTSSQMWLQLSQSLKGWDHMFTVDFWTIMENHNHSKVPPLVKVTHHVTSSVTTLRCRALNYYPQNITMKWLKDRQPMDAKEVEPKDVLPNGDGTYQGWITLTVPPGEEQRYTCQVEHPGLDQPLLAFWEPSPSRTLVIGVISGIAVFVIILFIGMLFIILRKRQTSRGVMGHYVLAERE; this is encoded by the exons gttcACACTCTCTGCACTACCTCTTCATGGGTTCCTCAGAGCAGGACCTTGGTCTTTCCCTGTTTGAAGCTTTGGGCTATGTGGACGACCAGCTGTTCGTGTTCTATGATCATGAGAGTCGCCGTGTGGAGCCCCGAACTCCATGGGTGTCCGGTAGAACGTCAAGCCAGATGTGGCTGCAGCTGAGTCAGAGTCTGAAAGGGTGGGATCACATGTTCACTGTTGACTTCTGGACTATTATGGAAAATCACAACCACAGCAAGG TGCCTCCTTTGGTGAAGGTGACACATCATGTGACCTCTTCAGTGACCACTCTACGGTGTCGGGCCCTGAACTACTACCCCCAGAACATCACCATGAAGTGGCTGAAGGATAGGCAGCCAATGGATGCCAAGGAGGTCGAACCTAAAGATGTATTGCCCAATGGGGATGGGACCTACCAGGGCTGGATAACCTTGACTGTACCCCCAGGGGAAGAACAGAGATATACTTGCCAGGTGGAGCACCCAGGCCTGGATCAGCCCCTCCTTGCTTTCTGGG agCCCTCACCATCTAGAACTCTAGTCATTGGAGTCATCAGTGGAATTGCTGTTTTTGTCATCATCTTGTTCATTGGAATGTTGTTCATAATATTAAGGAAGAGGCAGACTTCAA GAGGAGTCATGGGGCACTACGTCTTAGCTGAACGTGAGTGA
- the HFE gene encoding hereditary hemochromatosis protein isoform X1: MGPRARPALLLLMLLQTAVLQGRLLRSHSLHYLFMGSSEQDLGLSLFEALGYVDDQLFVFYDHESRRVEPRTPWVSGRTSSQMWLQLSQSLKGWDHMFTVDFWTIMENHNHSKESHTLQVILGCKMQEDNSTEGFWKYGYDGQDHLEFCPDTLDWRAAEPRAWPTKLEWERHKIRARQNRAYLERDCPVQLQQLLELGRGVFDRPVPPLVKVTHHVTSSVTTLRCRALNYYPQNITMKWLKDRQPMDAKEVEPKDVLPNGDGTYQGWITLTVPPGEEQRYTCQVEHPGLDQPLLAFWEPSPSRTLVIGVISGIAVFVIILFIGMLFIILRKRQTSRGVMGHYVLAERE; this comes from the exons gttcACACTCTCTGCACTACCTCTTCATGGGTTCCTCAGAGCAGGACCTTGGTCTTTCCCTGTTTGAAGCTTTGGGCTATGTGGACGACCAGCTGTTCGTGTTCTATGATCATGAGAGTCGCCGTGTGGAGCCCCGAACTCCATGGGTGTCCGGTAGAACGTCAAGCCAGATGTGGCTGCAGCTGAGTCAGAGTCTGAAAGGGTGGGATCACATGTTCACTGTTGACTTCTGGACTATTATGGAAAATCACAACCACAGCAAGG AGTCCCACACCCTGCAGGTCATCCTGGGCTGCAAAATGCAAGAGGACAACAGTACCGAGGGCTTCTGGAAGTACGGGTACGATGGGCAGGACCACCTTGAATTCTGCCCTGACACGCTGGATTGGAGAGCAGCAGAACCCAGGGCCTGGCCCACCAAGCTGGAGTGGGAAAGGCACAAAATTCGGGCCAGGCAGAACAGGGCCTACCTCGAGAGGGACTGCCCTGTGCAGCTGCAGCAGTTGCTGGAGCTGGGGAGAGGTGTTTTCGACCGGCCAG TGCCTCCTTTGGTGAAGGTGACACATCATGTGACCTCTTCAGTGACCACTCTACGGTGTCGGGCCCTGAACTACTACCCCCAGAACATCACCATGAAGTGGCTGAAGGATAGGCAGCCAATGGATGCCAAGGAGGTCGAACCTAAAGATGTATTGCCCAATGGGGATGGGACCTACCAGGGCTGGATAACCTTGACTGTACCCCCAGGGGAAGAACAGAGATATACTTGCCAGGTGGAGCACCCAGGCCTGGATCAGCCCCTCCTTGCTTTCTGGG agCCCTCACCATCTAGAACTCTAGTCATTGGAGTCATCAGTGGAATTGCTGTTTTTGTCATCATCTTGTTCATTGGAATGTTGTTCATAATATTAAGGAAGAGGCAGACTTCAA GAGGAGTCATGGGGCACTACGTCTTAGCTGAACGTGAGTGA
- the H1-6 gene encoding histone H1t yields MSETVPAASAGAVSAVMEKPLTKKRGKKPAGLTSASRKAPSLSVSKLITEALSVSQERVGMSLAALKKALAAAGYDVEKNNSRIKLSLKSLVNKGILVQTRGTGASGSFKLSKKVLPKSTRRKANKSASAKTKKLVLSRDSKSPKTAKTNKRAKKPRATAPKKAVRSGRKAKGAKGKQQQKSPVKARATKPKLTQHHKANIRKATSRK; encoded by the coding sequence ATGTCTGAAACCGTGCCTGCAGCTTCTGCCGGTGCTGTTTCAGCCGTCATGGAGAAACCTCTAAccaagaagagagggaagaagccGGCTGGCTTGACAAGTGCAAGTCGCAAAGCACCGAGTCTTTCTGTGTCCAAGTTGATCACCGAGGCCCTTTCAGTGTCACAAGAACGAGTAGGCATGTCTCTGGCTGCGCTCAAGAAGGCACTGGCCGCTGCTGGCTACGACGTGGAGAAGAATAACAGCCGCATTAAACTGTCCCTCAAGAGCTTAGTGAACAAGGGAATCCTGGTGCAAACCAGGGGTACTGGTGCCTCCGGTTCCTTTAAGCTTAGTAAGAAGGTCCTTCCTAAATCTACCAGGAGGAAGGCTAACAAGTCAGCTTCTGCCAAGACCAAGAAGCTGGTTTTATCCAGAGACTCCAAGTCACCAAAGACTGCTAAAACCAATAAGAGAGCCAAGAAACCGAGGGCGACAGCTCCTAAAAAAGCTGTTAGGAGCGGGAGAAAGGCTAAAGGAGCCAAGGGTAAGCAACAGCAGAAGAGCCCAGTGAAGGCAAGGGCCACGAAGCCAAAATTGACTCAACATCATAAAGCTAATATTAGAAAGGCCACATCTAGGAAGTAA